Proteins found in one Arthrobacter pascens genomic segment:
- a CDS encoding GntR family transcriptional regulator: MGGALLPTASRTNLVVEALRRSILTGELAAGQALVETELARHFGISKTPVREALKTLAGAGLVSMSDYKGATVRVVDEEMATSIFDVRSLLEPVAVARTVERGFDVVRAQEALDRAAEARDEAERSLANRDFHQLLYSNSGNTVLTQMLDGLREQTALISANAWIKQHSWEEEAAEHAEILAAARSGDAGKTAELVLHHIRSFAARAVGQIAKGQS; encoded by the coding sequence GCGCTCGATTCTGACTGGTGAGCTAGCCGCCGGGCAGGCTTTGGTGGAGACCGAACTGGCTCGTCATTTTGGCATTTCCAAAACTCCGGTCAGGGAAGCGCTTAAGACTCTGGCTGGGGCGGGCCTGGTATCGATGAGCGATTACAAGGGCGCTACGGTGCGCGTTGTTGATGAGGAAATGGCAACCAGCATCTTCGATGTGCGCTCCTTGCTGGAGCCCGTTGCGGTTGCGCGAACCGTCGAGCGTGGCTTCGACGTGGTGCGGGCGCAGGAGGCCCTTGACCGGGCAGCGGAAGCCAGGGATGAAGCGGAACGTAGCTTGGCAAACCGTGATTTCCACCAGTTGCTGTACTCAAACAGCGGCAACACAGTTCTTACGCAGATGCTTGACGGGCTGCGGGAGCAAACGGCCCTCATTTCGGCGAACGCCTGGATTAAGCAGCACTCCTGGGAGGAAGAAGCGGCCGAGCACGCTGAAATCCTTGCCGCGGCACGAAGCGGTGACGCAGGCAAAACGGCGGAACTGGTACTCCATCACATTCGCAGTTTCGCCGCCCGCGCGGTCGGACAGATCGCTAAGGGGCAATCATGA
- a CDS encoding dihydrodipicolinate synthase family protein yields the protein MTFSHLRSALADVVAIPVTPYKNGAVDLSTFKILLRRLIDNGVTTITPNGNTSEFYALTAAERRLLIEASSEAAGDEATLLLGVGHDIQTAITDVRLGRDAGIPMAMIHQPTHPHISAAGWVEYHAEIASAVPETAFVLYIRNEWVTAPMLVELSDRCPNIIGIKYAVPDPTQFARIRDLAGADRFVWIAGLAEPYALSYAAHGATGFTSGLVNVNPELSLALRDALRNGNYSLAGSLLARISRFEEMRAEHRSANNVSVVKEALAQLDLCDRSIRPPSREVDDSDRTEIAEILADWATSHNLLATPRPSEKTVVT from the coding sequence ATGACCTTCTCCCACCTGAGGTCTGCTTTAGCGGACGTCGTGGCAATTCCAGTGACGCCATACAAGAACGGCGCTGTGGACCTTTCCACATTCAAGATCCTTTTGCGCCGGCTGATCGACAACGGTGTCACCACCATCACCCCGAATGGGAATACCAGCGAGTTCTATGCGCTAACAGCAGCTGAACGCAGGCTGCTGATCGAGGCATCTTCCGAGGCCGCCGGGGATGAGGCGACGCTTCTCCTTGGCGTGGGTCATGACATCCAGACGGCCATCACGGACGTGCGCCTTGGCAGGGATGCAGGCATTCCCATGGCCATGATCCACCAGCCCACCCATCCACATATTTCAGCCGCAGGCTGGGTGGAGTACCACGCCGAGATCGCCTCCGCTGTCCCGGAAACGGCCTTCGTCCTGTACATCCGCAACGAATGGGTAACTGCGCCCATGCTGGTCGAGCTGTCTGATCGGTGCCCGAATATCATTGGAATTAAATACGCAGTGCCCGATCCAACTCAGTTCGCACGGATCCGGGACCTGGCCGGCGCCGACCGCTTCGTCTGGATTGCCGGCCTGGCCGAACCCTACGCCCTTTCCTACGCTGCCCACGGGGCCACGGGATTCACTTCGGGACTCGTCAACGTCAATCCGGAACTTTCGCTTGCCCTCCGTGACGCCCTACGCAATGGAAACTATTCATTGGCCGGGTCGCTGCTGGCGCGGATTTCCAGGTTTGAGGAAATGCGCGCCGAACACCGGTCGGCCAACAACGTCAGCGTGGTCAAGGAAGCCCTCGCGCAGCTGGACCTTTGTGACAGATCCATCAGACCGCCCAGCCGCGAAGTTGACGATTCGGACAGGACCGAAATCGCGGAGATCCTTGCAGACTGGGCAACCAGCCACAACCTCCTCGCAACTCCCCGGCCCTCGGAAAAGACAGTGGTCACATGA